In a genomic window of Scyliorhinus torazame isolate Kashiwa2021f chromosome 5, sScyTor2.1, whole genome shotgun sequence:
- the LOC140422487 gene encoding uncharacterized protein, which produces MDKPWKCEDCGKGFAAPCELARHQRSHTGERPFTCTDCGKGFTQLSHLQTHQRVHTGERPFTCSQCEKGFSDIGSLRKHERVHTGERPFTCSQCGKGFTDIGNLRRHERVHTGERPFPCSDCGKGFTRLSNLQTHQRVHTGERPFTCIQCEKGFTDIGNLRRHERVHTGERPFICTVCDKGFTDIGNLRKHERVHTGERPFTCTVCDKGFTQLPHLQTHQRVHTGVKPFFCSV; this is translated from the coding sequence atggataaaccatggaaatgtgaggattgtgggaagggattcgcagcCCCGTgcgagctggcaaggcatcaacgcagtcacactggggagaggccgtttacctgcactgactgtgggaagggattcactcagttatcccacctgcagacacaccagcgagttcacaccggggagaggcctttcacctgctctcagtgtgaaaagggattcagtgacattggcagcctgcggaaacacgaacgagttcacactggggagaggcctttcacctgctctcagtgtggaaagggattcactgacattggcaacctgcggagacacgaacgagttcacactggggagaggccgttcccctgctctgactgtgggaagggattcactcggttatccaacctgcagacacaccagcgagttcacactggggagaggcctttcacctgcattcagtgtgaaaagggattcactgacattggcaacctgcggagacacgaacgagttcatactggggagaggccattcatctgcactgtgtgtgataagggattcactgacattggtaacctgcggaaacacgaacgagttcacaccggggagaggcctttcacctgcactgtgtgtgataagggattcactcagttaccccacctgcagacacaccagagagttcacaccggggtgaAGCCGTTCTTCTGCTCTGTGTGa